In one window of Fictibacillus phosphorivorans DNA:
- a CDS encoding YhcN/YlaJ family sporulation lipoprotein encodes MKIFRIVAVLSAIFVLFGCMNNNKDNAQNDQNAPRLTKVNQTANSKKPHQPKGSQEISRHLVGLATGIPGVEDATAVVLGPYAVVGIDVDRKLDNSKVGSIKYSVAESLKNDPNGKNALVTADPDTVERLRQMGKQIRQGHPIGGIMKELAGIVGRLMPQVPHSIQTKKPSPTETNDSQLSKREQQELKNQQQKQEKSDKNQPQRLNET; translated from the coding sequence TTGAAAATTTTTCGTATCGTAGCCGTTCTTAGTGCTATATTCGTACTGTTTGGCTGCATGAACAATAATAAGGATAACGCTCAGAATGACCAAAATGCTCCTAGGCTTACAAAAGTAAATCAAACGGCAAACAGCAAAAAACCTCACCAGCCAAAAGGTTCACAAGAGATATCAAGGCACCTAGTAGGATTAGCTACTGGTATTCCAGGTGTAGAAGATGCAACAGCTGTTGTATTAGGTCCATATGCTGTCGTGGGAATAGATGTAGATCGCAAGCTAGATAATTCAAAAGTAGGATCTATCAAATATTCGGTTGCCGAATCCTTAAAGAATGACCCTAACGGAAAGAATGCTCTCGTTACAGCTGACCCTGATACAGTAGAAAGACTACGTCAGATGGGTAAACAAATCCGCCAAGGTCATCCGATCGGCGGAATCATGAAAGAGCTAGCAGGGATCGTTGGAAGATTAATGCCACAAGTGCCTCACAGCATTCAGACCAAAAAGCCTTCCCCAACGGAAACGAACGATAGCCAATTATCAAAAAGAGAACAACAAGAGCTTAAAAATCAGCAGCAAAAACAAGAAAAATCAGATAAGAATCAGCCTCAACGATTAAATGAAACGTGA
- a CDS encoding PhoH family protein, with the protein MLNKRYVLDTNVLLQDPYSIQSFGDSEVIIPAVVLEEVDSKKRYMDEIGRNAREVSRLIDRVRQKGQLHKGVPLENGGTLRVELNHKSFKRLQETFVEQTNDNRILAVTLNLQQEEEEKKSGIKVILVSKDVLVRVKADALGIEAEDFLSDRVIDKNDQTYTGYKEIYVQGDLLNKFYEKNELQLIELTGHSFHPHQFVILKDVFRSSVSALGKVDEHGKTLKPLRYDSEQIWGIRARNVQQKMAFELLLRKDLPLVTLIGKAGTGKTLITLAAALLQTEDLKDYIKLFIARPIVPVGKDIGYLPGEKEEKLKPWMQPVYDNLEYLFNTKKSGELEKILAGIGSIHVEALTYIRGRSLPDQFIIIDEAQNLTKHEVKTILTRVGEGSKIVLLGDPQQIDHPYLDEFTNGLTYVVEKFKDQALSGHVRLEKGERSSLAQIAADLL; encoded by the coding sequence ATGTTGAATAAACGATACGTCCTAGATACGAACGTACTGTTGCAGGATCCTTACTCCATACAATCTTTTGGAGATAGTGAAGTAATTATTCCTGCAGTCGTGTTAGAAGAAGTAGATTCAAAAAAACGTTACATGGACGAAATTGGAAGAAACGCACGCGAGGTTTCTCGTCTGATCGATAGAGTCAGACAAAAAGGACAACTGCATAAAGGGGTTCCTCTTGAAAATGGTGGAACGCTTCGAGTTGAACTCAATCATAAAAGCTTCAAAAGGCTTCAAGAAACTTTTGTTGAACAGACAAATGATAACCGAATATTAGCTGTAACCTTGAATCTTCAACAAGAAGAAGAAGAAAAGAAAAGTGGCATCAAAGTAATTCTGGTATCAAAAGATGTGCTTGTTCGAGTAAAAGCTGATGCGCTTGGTATAGAAGCAGAAGATTTTCTGAGCGATCGAGTAATAGATAAGAATGATCAAACCTACACCGGATACAAAGAAATATATGTACAAGGTGATCTGCTGAATAAATTTTACGAAAAAAATGAACTTCAACTGATCGAGTTGACAGGCCATTCGTTCCATCCACATCAATTTGTAATTCTAAAAGATGTGTTCAGGTCATCTGTCTCTGCTCTTGGAAAAGTAGATGAACACGGTAAGACGCTCAAGCCGCTTCGTTATGATTCAGAACAGATATGGGGAATTCGGGCAAGAAATGTTCAGCAAAAGATGGCGTTTGAATTACTTCTACGCAAAGACTTGCCACTCGTGACTTTAATCGGTAAAGCAGGAACAGGAAAAACACTGATTACCCTCGCTGCAGCACTGCTTCAAACAGAAGACTTAAAAGATTATATAAAGCTCTTTATCGCTCGGCCAATCGTTCCGGTGGGAAAAGATATCGGATATTTACCAGGGGAAAAGGAAGAAAAATTAAAACCGTGGATGCAACCAGTCTATGACAACTTAGAATATTTATTTAATACAAAAAAATCCGGGGAACTTGAAAAGATCCTAGCTGGCATCGGTTCTATTCATGTTGAAGCCTTGACGTATATCAGAGGAAGAAGTCTGCCAGATCAGTTCATTATCATTGATGAAGCACAAAATTTAACGAAACATGAAGTGAAGACTATATTGACCCGTGTAGGAGAAGGTAGTAAGATCGTTCTCTTAGGAGATCCCCAACAGATCGATCATCCTTATCTTGATGAGTTTACGAACGGATTAACGTATGTGGTAGAGAAGTTTAAAGATCAAGCGTTGAGTGGGCATGTTCGTTTAGAAAAAGGTGAACGTTCATCTCTGGCCCAGATTGCTGCGGATCTATTATAA
- a CDS encoding YlaH-like family protein — protein sequence MALLLGIENDPVRAFLLLYLIITVLSIIVFKLGFAKKLPPLKAVVIYLFLIIGCLPLAFFGIGLPVAEGLMVAALILIIYKVRLHQSKKEKG from the coding sequence ATGGCATTGTTGCTAGGGATTGAGAACGACCCTGTCAGAGCTTTTCTGCTGTTATATCTCATCATAACAGTGTTAAGCATCATAGTTTTTAAGTTAGGATTTGCAAAAAAACTACCGCCGTTAAAAGCGGTAGTGATTTATTTATTTTTGATCATCGGATGTTTGCCACTAGCATTTTTCGGCATCGGACTGCCGGTTGCTGAAGGTTTGATGGTAGCTGCACTCATCTTGATCATCTATAAAGTCCGGCTTCATCAGAGCAAGAAAGAAAAAGGCTGA
- a CDS encoding YlaN family protein — MATGHRERAFELLKADADKILKLIEVQMENLTMPQCPLYEEVLDTQMFGLSREIDFAVRLNLVEEETGKKLLESLEKQLTALHDASMKK, encoded by the coding sequence ATGGCAACTGGACATCGGGAAAGGGCATTTGAACTATTAAAAGCAGATGCAGATAAAATCCTGAAACTAATTGAAGTTCAAATGGAAAACTTAACAATGCCACAATGTCCCCTCTATGAGGAAGTATTGGATACGCAAATGTTTGGTTTATCCCGTGAAATAGATTTTGCAGTCCGTTTAAACCTGGTCGAAGAAGAGACAGGTAAGAAGTTATTAGAATCACTTGAAAAGCAGTTAACTGCTTTGCACGATGCCTCAATGAAAAAATGA
- a CDS encoding YlaI family protein, which produces MRVKCVLCDNIEVIENECSLAKKLRNRPIHTFMCESCRERITRKTAEREATGNFTLYRSPDTNNDW; this is translated from the coding sequence ATGCGTGTAAAATGCGTATTATGCGATAATATTGAAGTTATTGAAAATGAATGCTCCCTTGCAAAAAAATTAAGAAACCGTCCTATACACACGTTCATGTGCGAATCTTGCAGAGAACGCATAACGCGAAAAACCGCGGAGCGTGAAGCTACCGGGAATTTCACATTATATCGAAGTCCGGATACAAACAATGATTGGTAA